The Eubacterium maltosivorans genome includes the window CAAAACCGGATGGGCTTTAAGCGTCCCGGGCATCTCCTCGAAAATATACTGCATAACAGGCAGCATTTTTTCAAGCGCGTTGATTCCCTGCTTTGGCTGGGAGGAATGCGCTGTCTTTCCCATTGTTTTAACGACAAGCTCTACCTTTCCACGGTGTCCCAACGCCACCCTTCCTGAGCTCGGCTCACACAGAATACACAAATCAATGCTTTCACCTTCAAGGGTATGGTCAATAAGATACTGCATTCCCAGCATTTCTGCCGCTTCCTCATGCACGACCGCCGAAAAAATAATCTTGCCTTTCAGAGAGGCCCCCGCATCCAGGGCCTGCTTAATCTGCTTAAATGCAAAAAACTGTGCTGCCAGCCCTGCCTTTAAATCACTGGCGCCCCTACCGATCAGCACATCCTCCTCTACGGCCGCTTTAAAAGGACTGTAAGGCTTCCACGCCTCCAAATTTCCTTCGGGCACCACATCAAGGTGTCCGTTCAGCAAGACTGTCGGCCCGTCTCCACAGGCTATTTCTCCATAGACATTGCCCGCTTTATCGACCTGCGGCGTGACGCCAATCTGGTCTAAAGCATTCTGCATAAATTTTGCGGCTTTGCCTTCTTCTCCAGAAAGAGACGGTATTTCAATCAATGCTTTTAAAAACTCCACATAATCTTTTCGTATTTTACAATCGTCTGACATTTTGTTTCCTCCTGAACTTAATGGCCTGCGCTTATCAGTTGGTTGACGATATTTTAAATAAAAAGACCAGCAGCTCAGGCCTGAAAGACCTGCTATCGTAATAATATCCAGGTTTTATAAGGCTCTTGAAGCGGCTGGTCTCACCACGTTTATAAATTATGAAACTCATACTTCAATTTGATTTTATCTCCACGAAAGACAACTTTAGAATACTCGTAGGGCGTATCGTCCTGTGCAAAAAGAATATCCTCAAGAATCAGAAGCGGATAGCTTTCTTCCACGCGGAAAAGCTGGGATTCTTTTTTAGATGCCTTGACGGATTCTAACGTTTCCTGTATGCGTGTGGGCAACAGCTGATATTCTTTCTCAAGAATAATACACAGCTGCTCATCAACAAGATCATGCTTTTCGATTCCCTCGCACAACTGTACTGGGATATAAGAGTAATGCAGACTGATCGGCCTGCCCTTAAGATATCGCATACGCTCAATCAGCATAACCGGCGCAGCCTCGGGAATGCGCAGCTTTCTCGATACGCTGCCTGAAGCCTGGATAATGGCAGAGTCCAACAGTTTTGTCGTCGTTTCGTACCCCATACGCTCAAGCTGCTCCCGAAAGCCCATATACGCTAAAGATTCTGTCATAATCTTTGGCTCAGATACAAAGGTACCCTTACCTGGAACGCGGTAGAGTACACCCTCCTGAACCAGATTCTGACAAGCCGTTCGAATGGTCATACGGCTTAGATCATACTCTTTGCTCAGCTCGCTTTCAGAGGGGATTGCAGTTTGTGGTTTCCAAATGCCGGTGTCGATATTATTTCGTATCAGCTCTTCTAACTGAACATAAAGTGGCTTTGGATTATTTCTTTCAATACTATTCATCTTTAATCCTCCTGAAAGTGTGTGTCTATATCATACCATAATCTTAAACGCTTTTTCAATATCGTAAACCACTTTGTTATAACGCAAACTTTCTTATGGCTTCAATTTAAACCGGAATGGCCTTAGAACTCCAGTTTTTTTATTATTTTACTCGAAACATCTTCCATGATACCAAGGGCTTCAGCCAACCAAAGTGCATTGTAACGGCCGCTGCGCGTTTCCTTTGCAAAGTACAGGCTCTTTACCAGCTCATCCTTATCAATCTGCAGCTGTTTTGGGTGCCATGGAGCGCCTGCTTTTTTTAGTTTTTCAATAAGGGCCCCGGACGAAGGCATCGCTTCAAAACGTTTGGCCAGTGCTTCACGGTGCTCAATAATCTTTTCTATTTCATTTCGTCTTACTGCTTTGTCAAAGGAATGGTTTTCTGCCTGTAATTCCAGAATACTCTCCGCGCCCTCGCCATAAACCGCTCGGATTTCCTTTTCCCATTCGCCTCTGTCCCAGGTTTTTTCCACAGCCTTTTCAACATCGAAGCGCTCAAAATCGATCGCCATAATTTCTTCCCAAATCATGGTGTTGATAACGGCCCCAACACCGACCTCCTGGCCGTGCATTGATTGCGGCACACCCTTTTCATCCTGGCATTTAATCCAGAAATGGTTCAGCTGGTGCTCAGCACCGGAGCCACAGGGCGATGAATCATACCACGCCATCGCCACCGCACTTTTATACAAGGCATCTGTTAAATTTTCAATGGCCTTTTTCTCTCCTGGCACGATCCCCTCTATTGTCTCATCTGCGGCCCCTTCGGCGATACACTCGCCCATCATCGCTTCTACCCGGTCACAATAATAAATGTCCTTAATCAATTTTCCTGCATACCAGTCCATACCTGCGCTTATTTTAGAGATCACCTCGCCCACACCGGCAGCGTTCATGACACTCGGCGCTTTAGCAATAATATCGGAATCGGCCAGAAGCAAACTGGGATAATTAAGGTAATATGTAACCTGGAGCCCATCGACAATGATAATGGACATGTTTGTAAAAAAACCATCCATCGTCATGGCCGACGGAATAGAAACACATTCCAGTTTCAGGCGTGTTGCCACATAACGGACCACATCCGTCACTGTTCCGCCCCCTAATGATACGATATAATCAGCGTCGAAGGGCGTATTGCAGACAACATTCCCAACCGTGTGCTCATCCGGGCGGATATGGCCTTTGAGCACATAGCATTCAATCTCAAGCCCCTGCTCCTGCCAATATGCGTAGATTTCCCTGCCAATGGAACCAAAAATCACCTCGTCTGTTACGAGTATCCCCTTTTTACCAAGCTCAAGTGCTTTGACATAATAAGGCAGCTTTCTTGCCGCACCCGAATCAATAACGACCTCTCCAATCGGCATCTTATGATGTCTCCCACATTCACAGTCAAAATCATGCCTTTCATAAATATTAAAACCGCTGTTTTGCGTATCCATTTTTCCTCCAAAATAAAATACTGGCCAGTGTCAACCTGGCCAGTACGTATATGTTTTTTATTAGAATATACGGTTGTCCAAGGCGTTATAAACGTTGATAAAACGCTGATAAGCTTTATCATAAGCTGCGAATTTTTCGGGATTAGGTTCGAAAACTTCTGTCAGTTGAACCGCTTTTTCAGCTGCATCCCGGCAGTTTTCATAAGCGCCAACGCCGATGCCAGCGTACAGAGCAGCCCCTAAGCAGCCTGTTTCTCCTGCGCTCAGCAGCTGGATAGGCAGTTTGAAAATGTCGGCCAGCATCTGGCACCACATCGGAGATTTCGCGGCGCCGCCTGTCAAACGAATTGAGTTGATTTTGATCCCAGCTTCCAGCTCTGCGTTAATGATATCATATACCTCAAAGCTGATGCCTTCCATTACCGCCCTTGCCATATCAGCTTTTTTTGTTCCAAGAGACATTCCGATAAAAACACCGCGTGCCTTATCATTGATTTTAGAGCCGGACGCCCCCTGCAGGTATGGTAAAAAGGTTATACCATTTGCTCCTGGCGGTACGTCTGCAATCTGCGCGTTGATGAGCTCATACGGGTCTGTTTTGACCAGCTCAGCCGAAAATTTTTCAATGTCACAGAATGTATCGCGGTACCAGCGGTAACTTGAGGCGGATGTATTTGAAAAGGCCTCGATGGTGTAATTACCAACGCCATGATTCCCCTTAACAACGAGTCTTCCCTTTGGATCGCGGATCGGTTCATCACTCACAATAAAGCATGAGCCGAAGGTTCCCATTACCACAACTGCTGTTCCATCATCCACACCGCCCGAGCCAAAGGTATTACAGTTCTGGTCGTGAGCGCCGACACAGATTGGTGTTCCTTCAGCCAAACCAGTCAATTCTGCGACATCCTTTGGAATATGTCCGACAACTTTCCCCGGTTCGTCTACCAACTCAGCTCTTTTTTCCAGCGGAATCCCTAACATATCATGCATGCGCTTCGACCAGCATTTATTGTTGATATCCATCATACCCTCGCGGCTTGCAGATGAAAAGTCTGTATAATACCCATCTGCGCCAAGCTGCTTGAGAAAATAGTCCTGATGTGTGGAGAACATGGCTGTTTTATTCCAGTTTTCCGGCTCATGATGTTTAAGCCACACTAATTTCGCGATACTAAAGCACATTCCCAGCGGATCGCCAGTCAGCTGGTAATATTCTTCTCTTGGAATCTGATCTGTAATCCATTTTATTTCTTCCTCGCTGCCTCGGAGATCCTGCCAGCCTACAAACGGGCGGATCAGTTCGCCTTCTTCATCTAAAAGACCGATAACAGACCCCTGGGAAGAAAGCCCCACAGCCATGATATCCTTTGGGTCTACCTGCGCCTTACGGATGGCTTCCTTACATGTTTTGAACAATGCCGGGGTCATATCCTCCGGAATTTGTTCTACCCAGCCTTCATTCGGGTAGTAACATGGGTATTCACGGTAATCGCTCCCAATAAGGTTTCCTTCAAGGTCAAAAACGCATACTTTACAGCCGGTCGTTCCGGCGTCCATACCAACTAAATATTTTCCCATTTTGTTTCTCCTCTATAACTTCGTTTTAGTTTTTAATATTAAATCTCTGATCAAAGTCCCCCAACTCTGATTTTGGCAGTATGTTTTTTGCTTTATCCCTGGTATGCGGGAATTAATCCAATTTTCCGTAAATCATCAACGCCGTCTAAAATTTCTTTGCCGCCCTGAGTTCCGATCAATTCTGCTCCGGCTAAAATAAAGGCAAATGCATTCTGCGGACGCGGCGCCTTAACCCCTGCAACCTTTACCTTGGTGTCAGAACCTTCCAATGCTTCTACCATTAAGATAACGTCTGAGACACTTGGTCCTGCATATTGTCCTGTCGAGGTCTTAACCCAGTCGATACCTGCTTCGGCCACCAGCTTGGTAGCGGTTACAATTTCTTCTTTGGTTAACATACAGGTTTCAATGATCATCTTGGTCATTGCCGGTCCCGCTGCTTTTTTATAGTCCTTGAATTCCTGCAAGACCTTATCGTATTTTCCTTCTTTTAAATCGCCAACATTCATACAGTTATCCAAGACTGTTGCACCCAAACGAACGGCTTCTTCTGCTTCAAAACATTTTACCGCGCTGCTCTGCTGTCCAAAAGGAAAACCGATCCCTGCCCCGACCAACAGATCTGTTCCTTTTAATTCCTCAGCAACGACCGGGGTCCAGTAAGAGGATGAAAAACAGAATGCCTTGCAGTTGTACTCAATAGCGGTCCGGCACCCTTTACGGATGTCCTCTTCTGTTGAGTCTTTGCCCAGAACAGAAAAATCAATCAGCTTTCCCATGTCACGTTTTGTCATTTTCGATAAATCAACCATTTTTTTACTCCTTTATTTTGTTATTATTTTAAATTTAACCTTCATATTTTGGAACAACGCCAATTTCACGCATCATATCTAAAGAGTCAATGATCTGCGGCGCCTGGCGTGTACCGATCAATTCTGCTCCGCCCATTAAGAAGCAATAAGCGTTTTGCGCTCTTGGAAATTTAACGCCGGATACCTTTACCTTTGTATCGCTTCCTTCCAGGGTCTTGGCCATAATGCGTACCTGTTCCATCGTTGGGCCTTCCCACTGTCCTGTTGATGATTTGGCCCAGTCAAGTCCCGCTTCTGCAATAAGCTCACAACCAATACGAATTTCTTCATCTGTCAGCATGCATACTTCCAGGATCATTTTTGTGATTGCCGGTCCTGCCGCTTTTTTATAATCTTTAAATTCCTGAAGAATCTGGTCGTATTTTTTGTCTTTCATCAGACCAACATTCATGACATTATCTAAAACGGTCGCTCCCATTCTTACAGCTTCTTCTGTCTCAAAACATTTAACTGCGCTGGTCTGCTGCCCAAACGGGAATCCAATCCCTGCGCCAACTAAAATATCGGTCCCCTTTAATTCTTCCGCAACCACAGATGACCAGATTGAAGAAGAGAAGCAAAAAGCCTTTACATTGTATTCAATGGCTGTTTTACACTCTTTGCGTATAATCGCTTCTGTCGTGTCCTTTGGGCCAATGAAATAGTCGAAACATTTGCCAACGTCTTTTTTTGTCATTTTTGAAAAATCAATCATTTTTTACTCCTTATCCTGCTTATCCTTTAATTTATATTCTGGCTTATCTGCTGGCTTATCCTTCATAAGGCGGCAGTAACCCAATTTCACGCATCTGATCCATCGAATCAATAATTTCCGGTGCAGACCGTGTTCCAATCAGCTCTGCGCCTGCCATAATAAAGGCCCATGCGTTCTGTGGTCTCGGAAACTTAACGCCAGAGACCTTCAGCTTAACATTGGAATCCGCAATCGTTTCTTTCATAATGAGAACCTGCTCCATCGTCGGCCCCTCAAACTGCCCTGTCGCTGATTTTGCATAATCAAGGCCAACTTCCTTGATCAGCTCGCACCCAGCCCTTATCTCATCATCTGTGAGAAACGCAACGTCTAAAATTCCTTTTGTCATACGTCCCTGAGCCGCATTTTTAAAATCAACAAGCTCCTGTTTGACAACATCATATTTTTTATCTTTTAGAGCGCCTATATTAATTACCATATCCAGACATGTACAGCCTGCTTTCACAGCCAGCTCTGTTTCCATGGCTTTTACAGCCGAGGGCTGTGAACCGAACGGAAAGCTGATTCC containing:
- a CDS encoding M20 family metallopeptidase → MSDDCKIRKDYVEFLKALIEIPSLSGEEGKAAKFMQNALDQIGVTPQVDKAGNVYGEIACGDGPTVLLNGHLDVVPEGNLEAWKPYSPFKAAVEEDVLIGRGASDLKAGLAAQFFAFKQIKQALDAGASLKGKIIFSAVVHEEAAEMLGMQYLIDHTLEGESIDLCILCEPSSGRVALGHRGKVELVVKTMGKTAHSSQPKQGINALEKMLPVMQYIFEEMPGTLKAHPVLGDNSVTITDCIVRPGAQSIIPDECEISIDRRYSPDETLEDVVRQLKTVIDGFAEKDPEFKAEVYPRAYCEKTYTGYTCEVNKYHPPWATDQQIPVVKKALDALENAGQKPECFYWKFGTDGGYTAGLRGIPTIGYSHAEEKWAHQPKEQVKISQMMKTIKGTEAILAAVLDLKKK
- a CDS encoding GntR family transcriptional regulator, which translates into the protein MNSIERNNPKPLYVQLEELIRNNIDTGIWKPQTAIPSESELSKEYDLSRMTIRTACQNLVQEGVLYRVPGKGTFVSEPKIMTESLAYMGFREQLERMGYETTTKLLDSAIIQASGSVSRKLRIPEAAPVMLIERMRYLKGRPISLHYSYIPVQLCEGIEKHDLVDEQLCIILEKEYQLLPTRIQETLESVKASKKESQLFRVEESYPLLILEDILFAQDDTPYEYSKVVFRGDKIKLKYEFHNL
- a CDS encoding sn-glycerol-1-phosphate dehydrogenase: MDTQNSGFNIYERHDFDCECGRHHKMPIGEVVIDSGAARKLPYYVKALELGKKGILVTDEVIFGSIGREIYAYWQEQGLEIECYVLKGHIRPDEHTVGNVVCNTPFDADYIVSLGGGTVTDVVRYVATRLKLECVSIPSAMTMDGFFTNMSIIIVDGLQVTYYLNYPSLLLADSDIIAKAPSVMNAAGVGEVISKISAGMDWYAGKLIKDIYYCDRVEAMMGECIAEGAADETIEGIVPGEKKAIENLTDALYKSAVAMAWYDSSPCGSGAEHQLNHFWIKCQDEKGVPQSMHGQEVGVGAVINTMIWEEIMAIDFERFDVEKAVEKTWDRGEWEKEIRAVYGEGAESILELQAENHSFDKAVRRNEIEKIIEHREALAKRFEAMPSSGALIEKLKKAGAPWHPKQLQIDKDELVKSLYFAKETRSGRYNALWLAEALGIMEDVSSKIIKKLEF
- a CDS encoding xylulokinase, which encodes MGKYLVGMDAGTTGCKVCVFDLEGNLIGSDYREYPCYYPNEGWVEQIPEDMTPALFKTCKEAIRKAQVDPKDIMAVGLSSQGSVIGLLDEEGELIRPFVGWQDLRGSEEEIKWITDQIPREEYYQLTGDPLGMCFSIAKLVWLKHHEPENWNKTAMFSTHQDYFLKQLGADGYYTDFSSASREGMMDINNKCWSKRMHDMLGIPLEKRAELVDEPGKVVGHIPKDVAELTGLAEGTPICVGAHDQNCNTFGSGGVDDGTAVVVMGTFGSCFIVSDEPIRDPKGRLVVKGNHGVGNYTIEAFSNTSASSYRWYRDTFCDIEKFSAELVKTDPYELINAQIADVPPGANGITFLPYLQGASGSKINDKARGVFIGMSLGTKKADMARAVMEGISFEVYDIINAELEAGIKINSIRLTGGAAKSPMWCQMLADIFKLPIQLLSAGETGCLGAALYAGIGVGAYENCRDAAEKAVQLTEVFEPNPEKFAAYDKAYQRFINVYNALDNRIF
- the deoC gene encoding deoxyribose-phosphate aldolase, which encodes MVDLSKMTKRDMGKLIDFSVLGKDSTEEDIRKGCRTAIEYNCKAFCFSSSYWTPVVAEELKGTDLLVGAGIGFPFGQQSSAVKCFEAEEAVRLGATVLDNCMNVGDLKEGKYDKVLQEFKDYKKAAGPAMTKMIIETCMLTKEEIVTATKLVAEAGIDWVKTSTGQYAGPSVSDVILMVEALEGSDTKVKVAGVKAPRPQNAFAFILAGAELIGTQGGKEILDGVDDLRKIGLIPAYQG
- the deoC gene encoding deoxyribose-phosphate aldolase, whose product is MIDFSKMTKKDVGKCFDYFIGPKDTTEAIIRKECKTAIEYNVKAFCFSSSIWSSVVAEELKGTDILVGAGIGFPFGQQTSAVKCFETEEAVRMGATVLDNVMNVGLMKDKKYDQILQEFKDYKKAAGPAITKMILEVCMLTDEEIRIGCELIAEAGLDWAKSSTGQWEGPTMEQVRIMAKTLEGSDTKVKVSGVKFPRAQNAYCFLMGGAELIGTRQAPQIIDSLDMMREIGVVPKYEG
- the deoC gene encoding deoxyribose-phosphate aldolase — encoded protein: MIDLKKLTKWDAGKLFDYAILPKDTDEEAIRKGCREAKAYNCAAFYSSSPYWTPIVVEELGDTDVNIATGISFPFGSQPSAVKAMETELAVKAGCTCLDMVINIGALKDKKYDVVKQELVDFKNAAQGRMTKGILDVAFLTDDEIRAGCELIKEVGLDYAKSATGQFEGPTMEQVLIMKETIADSNVKLKVSGVKFPRPQNAWAFIMAGAELIGTRSAPEIIDSMDQMREIGLLPPYEG